One stretch of Rana temporaria chromosome 10, aRanTem1.1, whole genome shotgun sequence DNA includes these proteins:
- the AURKAIP1 gene encoding aurora kinase A-interacting protein — MWLTRLMPHLSRATRLTGYITPQCLSTSWKSFFASYSTRQPQKQHTFPPVWYSLEPELDDVLVPRMLSITPLESLISSRYTLPKPEASNTQEEPEDHLKIYDCPTSQDTDYTGEESGHKDVVQCKNILKIRRRKMNKHKYQKLQKRIKFVRQNVLHRRTVKKQKNFEKDLVRIWRKAGLKKAPPGWVTPNIFIKTL, encoded by the exons ATGTGGCTCACAAGACTGATGCCCCACTTGAGTAGAGCCACAAGACTAACAG GATATATAACGCCACAATGCCTCAGTACAAGTTGGAAGAGCTTTTTTGCTTCTTACAGCACACGGCAGCCACAGAAACAGCACACATTCCCTCCTGTCTGGTACAGCCTAGAACCTGAGCTGGATGACGTTCTGGTTCCTCGAATGCTGTCTATCACTCCATTGGAGAGCCTAATTTCCTCCCGCTACACGTTGCCTAAACCCGAGGCCTCCAATACTCAGGAGGAGCCTGAAGACCATTTAAAGATCTACGATTGTCCTACTTCACAGGACACTGATTACACGGGGGAGGAAAGTGGACACAAGGATGTAGTTCAATGCAAAAAcatccttaagatccgaaggAGAAAGATGAACAAACATAAATACCAGAAGCTGCAGAAACGTATAAAGTTTGTGCGACAGAATGTCCTTCATAGGCGCACTGTAAAGAAACAG aaaaactttgaaaaagattTAGTTCGTATCTGGAGGAAGGCAGGCTTGAAAAAAGCACCTCCAGGCTGGGTAACACCGAATATTTTTATAAAGACTTTGTGA
- the LOC120915398 gene encoding cyclin-L2-like, whose translation MNDSLRTDVFVRFNPETIACACIYLAARTLEIGLPNRPHWFLLFGATEQDIREICVQILKLYSRKKADLTVLESKVEKRKIQIEEAKAKAKGLLPEGTPRLDNGPEFSPNAKTDSPKDGKGSKPSPIAMHALKNAKRKLESGSKKSTSASPVNGIVKGRDSRSGSRSRDKSFSRSKSRSGSPKRRKSKSYSTSSGSKSRSPSRSRSDSPPRKHNYGAHKSSKGHVYGKSADYKYNAHKRRSRSRSSSPSYSRSRESPEARKYKKKSHYYNERRRERSRSYERTSHRSYDRDYSGHSHHRR comes from the exons ATGAATGACAGCCTTCGCACAGATGTATTTGTGAGATTCAACCCGGAGACAATTGCTTGTGCTTGTATCTATTTGGCTGCAAGGACACTAGAG ATCGGTCTCCCAAATCGTCCACACTGGTTCCTCCTTTTTGGTGCGACGGAGCAAGACATTCGTGAGATATGTGTTCAGATTTTAAAGCTGTACAGCCGCAAAAAG gcagACTTGACTGTCTTGGAGAGTAAAGTGGAAAAACGGAAGATACAGATTGAAGAAGCTAAGGCCAAGGCAAAAGGATTACTTCCTGAAGGAACACCAAGGCTTGACAATGGTCCGGAATTCTCACCAAATGCAAAAACTG ACTCTCCAAAAGATGGAAAGGGAAGCAAGCCTTCACCTATTGCAATGCATGCACTGAAAAATGCCAAAAGGAAATTGGAAAGTGGATCAAAAAAGTCTACTTCTGCAAGTCCTGTTAATGG CATTGTTAAAGGGAGGGACAGCAGAAGCGGCAGTAGAAGCAGAGATAAGAGCTTTTCCCGATCCAAATCTCGATCGGGGTCTCCAAAAAGAAG GAAAAGTAAAAGTTACTCTACATCAAGTGGGTCAAAATCCCGTAGTCCTTCCCGAAGTCGCAGTGATTCCCCGCCACGAAAACACAATTATGGTGCACACAAAAGCTCTAAAGGACATGTGTATGGAAAGAGTGCCGACTACAAATACAACGCACATAAGAGAAGATCTCGCAGCCGAAGCTCCTCCCCTTCCTATAGCCGATCACGTGAAAGTCCAGAAGCTCGGAAGTACAAGAAGAAAAGCCACTACTATAATGAGCGACGGAGGGAACGTTCCCGATCCTATGAAAGGACAAGCCACCGAAGCTATGACCGAGATTACTCTGGGCACAGCCATCACCGAAGATGA